The window ACTGCTTTCCCCAGACGACGAAAAATGCCCTTTTCTCGTGCGTTCGTTGTGGTAAACTGCCGTTCGTCTCTGCCCGGAAGGGCAGGACGGCCGCCGGGCATGGGGCTCGCCGGCCGGGCTGGGTCGCGGAAAGGGATCGGACGGGGACCATGCACCAGGACAAGAACATCAGCTGCACCGACTGCGGGGAAGAGTTCGTATTCACGGCGGGCGAGCAGGAGTTTTACGCCGCCAAGGGGTTCACCAACGAACCCACGCGCTGCAAGCCCTGCCGGCAGCGCCGCAAGGGAGGCCGCGGCGAAGGCGGCGGCGGCGGAG is drawn from Thermodesulfobacteriota bacterium and contains these coding sequences:
- a CDS encoding zinc-ribbon domain containing protein, translated to MHQDKNISCTDCGEEFVFTAGEQEFYAAKGFTNEPTRCKPCRQRRKGGRGEGGGGGGGGGSYGSRPQRELFDVKCDECGQQTQVPFRPSQDRPVYCRDCFNRRRSY